The Paenibacillus sp. FSL R7-0345 DNA segment TTTTTATTTATCCAGAGTACATAATCCCGTTGCTACGCCTCCGGATATAATAGTGAGCAGGGAGTGGAAGAAGGTTTCCTTAGAAATTAGCAGGCCGCCCGCCGCGATAATCACAATATCACCCAGAAAAATAAGAACCCCGACATTCAGCGGAATATACCGTTTAATAAACTTGGCCAGCAAATCTGTTCCGCCAGTACTGGCTTTATAGCGCAGCATCAGCCCGAGGCCGCTGCCCATAAGAAAGCCGCCGATGATCGCGCTTGAGATCGAACCGATTTCAATATAATACAGAAAGTAATACTGAAGCGGGGCGAGCAGTTCAATCAGAAAGGAAGAAATTAAGAGCCCAAGAATACTGTTGTAAAAAATATCCCGTTCTTTCACCCAGGCGAGCAGGAAGATGGGCAGACTGCAAAGAATTACGGCCAGTCCGATTTTGACACCGCCGATGTAATTAATAATCAGGGCAATGCCGATTACTCCGCCATCTAGTATTTTGTAAGGGACCAGAAAAAAGTTGGTACCGGCTGCAATAAGCAGGCTTCCCAGCAGGATGACAGCGAACCGTAACAAAGAGCGCATATTCAACATCTCCACAATTGAGGCATGTCTTAATAAATATGCTTCAATCTGGAAAAAAATAGCTGAATACAAAAAATCCTGCTTACGCAGGATCAATGGGAGAGTGGCTATGTTAATCAGACAAGCGCAGGCTCCCGCGACTTAAGCTGAAGCGGCGGCGTCACCAGCCAGCCTTTCTTTTTGTTTAGCTTGAGCAAAGACAGTCCCAGTGCGTTCATTTGCGCATGGAATTTCATGTACATAGCTCCCAGATCCTCGCGGATTGACATCCCCATGGCCTGGCTGCACACAACAAGTCCGGTTGAAGAGGAGGAAAATAAAGCTGCAGCAATCTCCGGATCGGTGAATCTTGCTCCAGCCGGAATGTCCTCCAGTCTTGCTGAAGGACGGTCGGGCAGCAGCGGCGGTGAAACGAAGCCGTGCAGCTTAAGCAGCTTGTCGCATGCTTTGATCTCCCGTTGTACCTGATCGATAAAATCATCAATAATTTCTTTGAGTTCTTTATCTCCCGCATGATAATGAAACGCCTGAAAAGCGGATAATGCCATTTTGGCGGAAGCGGAAAATTGCCAGAGGCTATAAAT contains these protein-coding regions:
- a CDS encoding DUF3231 family protein, translating into MSGILNGNPKDEPLHYGEIYSLWQFSASAKMALSAFQAFHYHAGDKELKEIIDDFIDQVQREIKACDKLLKLHGFVSPPLLPDRPSARLEDIPAGARFTDPEIAAALFSSSSTGLVVCSQAMGMSIREDLGAMYMKFHAQMNALGLSLLKLNKKKGWLVTPPLQLKSREPALV
- a CDS encoding YitT family protein — encoded protein: MRSLLRFAVILLGSLLIAAGTNFFLVPYKILDGGVIGIALIINYIGGVKIGLAVILCSLPIFLLAWVKERDIFYNSILGLLISSFLIELLAPLQYYFLYYIEIGSISSAIIGGFLMGSGLGLMLRYKASTGGTDLLAKFIKRYIPLNVGVLIFLGDIVIIAAGGLLISKETFFHSLLTIISGGVATGLCTLDK